One stretch of Candidatus Binatia bacterium DNA includes these proteins:
- a CDS encoding YjgN family protein: MTMYTTKCRRCGLIQAQASTCKSCGAAMTEESAPRREERFTPAKPPASFSFSGSAALAEDWNSNPHEDATDKTRRLYFRGNAGTLFGIHLVNILLTLCTLGIYSFWAKVKVRSYLLSQSEFEGDRFAYHGTGKELLLGTLKAALVFGLPVMLLQNAPTFLGAEMWIRIVALLLIYPVAMVFIPFAIVGIRRYRLSRTSWRGVRFSFRGSAKEFIKLFIGRGLLTVLTLGFYGPYFSVKQYAFLTSHSYFGNQKFHFEGSGRAIFSSYVIALFLTIPTLGLSWFWYAAKKQRYLLGQTSFGKARFDCGVTGGALCILTLTNFVLLLATLGLASALATVRNIRFWFDKVSLKGSLDMAAIQQEAQSATATAEGLAGFLDLDFDLGL, encoded by the coding sequence ATGACTATGTATACCACAAAATGCCGCCGCTGTGGATTGATCCAGGCGCAGGCTTCTACGTGTAAATCGTGCGGCGCGGCCATGACGGAAGAGAGCGCGCCGCGCCGGGAAGAAAGGTTCACGCCGGCAAAGCCGCCAGCTTCATTTTCGTTCTCGGGATCGGCGGCGCTCGCCGAAGATTGGAATTCGAATCCTCATGAAGACGCGACGGATAAAACGCGCCGGCTTTATTTCCGCGGCAACGCCGGCACTCTTTTCGGAATTCATCTGGTCAATATTCTGCTCACCCTTTGCACGCTCGGGATCTATTCGTTTTGGGCCAAGGTCAAAGTCAGGAGTTATCTCCTGAGTCAAAGCGAATTCGAGGGCGACCGCTTCGCCTACCACGGCACCGGAAAGGAGCTGTTGCTCGGCACGTTGAAAGCGGCTCTCGTCTTCGGCCTGCCGGTGATGCTGCTGCAGAACGCGCCGACGTTTCTCGGCGCCGAAATGTGGATCCGGATCGTGGCCCTGCTTCTCATTTATCCCGTTGCGATGGTATTCATCCCCTTCGCCATCGTCGGCATCCGCCGCTACCGGCTGAGCCGAACTTCCTGGCGCGGCGTGCGTTTCTCGTTCCGGGGAAGCGCCAAGGAATTTATCAAGCTCTTCATCGGCCGCGGGCTTCTGACCGTCCTGACTCTAGGCTTCTACGGGCCTTACTTCTCGGTCAAGCAATACGCGTTCCTCACTTCTCACTCCTACTTCGGCAATCAAAAATTTCATTTCGAAGGCAGCGGCCGCGCGATTTTTTCAAGTTACGTGATCGCACTGTTCCTTACGATACCAACGCTCGGTCTTTCGTGGTTCTGGTATGCAGCGAAAAAGCAGCGTTACCTCCTGGGACAAACCTCTTTCGGCAAAGCGCGCTTCGATTGCGGCGTGACCGGCGGCGCTCTTTGCATTCTGACGCTGACGAACTTCGTCCTGCTTCTCGCGACGCTCGGCCTGGCTTCGGCGCTGGCTACCGTGAGAAACATCCGTTTCTGGTTCGATAAGGTCTCGCTCAAAGGTTCGCTCGACATGGCGGCCATCCAGCAAGAGGCGCAGTCCGCCACCGCAACGGCCGAAGGGCTGGCGGGCTTTCTCGATCTCGATTTCGACCTCGGCCTCTAA
- a CDS encoding SRPBCC family protein, producing the protein MKDLVNVYHFEDKWHVPFSAERVWEVLSRPEDYPRWWRGVYLSAEPLDGSEGKRVAVVAKGRLLYKLRFTIETLRLDKPKLIEFRATGDFVTDVSRWRLEPDDEGTRVTLEWNPRVEKPLVKFLSPILKPIFRWNHDWTMKRGERQIVEYLGRSSNRN; encoded by the coding sequence GTGAAAGATCTGGTCAACGTTTATCACTTCGAAGATAAGTGGCACGTTCCGTTCTCTGCAGAAAGAGTCTGGGAGGTGCTCTCTCGGCCGGAAGATTATCCGCGCTGGTGGCGCGGCGTTTACCTCAGCGCCGAGCCGCTGGACGGAAGCGAAGGCAAGCGGGTTGCCGTGGTGGCCAAAGGCCGTCTGCTCTACAAGCTCCGATTCACCATCGAGACGCTGAGACTGGACAAACCCAAGCTCATCGAGTTCAGAGCGACGGGGGATTTTGTCACCGACGTTTCTCGTTGGAGACTTGAGCCTGACGACGAGGGAACCAGGGTGACTCTGGAATGGAATCCCCGAGTCGAAAAGCCGCTGGTAAAATTTCTCTCGCCGATCTTAAAGCCTATCTTTCGCTGGAACCACGACTGGACCATGAAGCGCGGCGAGAGGCAGATCGTGGAGTATCTGGGCCGATCATCCAATAGGAATTAA
- a CDS encoding SRPBCC family protein — protein sequence MRIRRRVSIEAPSEMVWDVITDLRRAREWAPEFGDYPFISPDWPKLGAKATWRYHVGLLKFNFALTITESARGNALQIVNRSIFGEGLEVYSFAMSGKTTTVWYDVSDQPNFLGRLMGRFFEKRMIQLVDKTIASLKVYCERRVKGGVA from the coding sequence ATGCGCATCCGCCGTCGCGTATCGATCGAAGCCCCGTCGGAGATGGTCTGGGACGTCATCACCGATCTCCGCCGCGCGCGCGAGTGGGCGCCCGAATTCGGCGATTATCCTTTCATTTCTCCGGACTGGCCGAAGCTGGGCGCCAAAGCGACGTGGCGCTATCATGTCGGGCTGCTCAAGTTTAATTTCGCTTTGACGATAACCGAATCCGCTCGCGGAAACGCGCTTCAGATAGTCAATCGGAGCATTTTCGGCGAAGGCCTCGAGGTCTACAGTTTCGCAATGTCCGGAAAGACGACCACCGTCTGGTACGACGTCAGCGACCAGCCGAATTTTCTGGGACGGCTTATGGGGCGATTTTTTGAAAAGAGGATGATTCAACTGGTGGACAAAACAATCGCGAGCTTGAAAGTCTATTGCGAGCGCAGGGTCAAAGGCGGCGTCGCGTGA
- the hemW gene encoding radical SAM family heme chaperone HemW, with the protein MTSRKTPFSLYLHIPYCAAKCPYCDFNVHVAAKIPEREYCAALLKELEFYAQTDAWRGRELGSIFFGGGTPSMFSPQTIGAVIEGAASFFPFVAEIEITLEANPEDRRKFSGYRSSGINRLSLGVQSFQPHLLEFLGRLHSVDETRAALRTVDRVGFENFSMDLIYAVPGQSLADLEADLTEALDFSPPHLSAYNLTIEEGTPFHHRFKAGKIRPLPEDEEIAMAELIEETLSRAGLERYEISSYAKPEYRSRHNTTYWQDGDYLGIGAGAHSFLRCEENGVSSRRWRAEKNPTRYMETIRREGTAVAESESLNRTKAAAEFMFMGLRMTEGVSIEDFFHRFGRKPAEIYAEIGRLTEEGLMAQENGRLRLTRRGLMIADEIFTSFV; encoded by the coding sequence ATGACCTCGCGTAAGACGCCGTTCTCGTTGTACCTCCATATTCCTTACTGTGCCGCCAAGTGCCCGTACTGCGATTTCAACGTTCACGTCGCGGCCAAAATCCCGGAGCGGGAATATTGCGCCGCGCTCTTAAAGGAACTCGAATTTTACGCCCAGACGGACGCTTGGCGCGGTCGAGAGCTCGGGAGTATCTTCTTCGGCGGCGGAACGCCCTCGATGTTCTCTCCCCAAACCATCGGCGCTGTCATCGAAGGCGCGGCCTCGTTTTTTCCTTTTGTCGCGGAGATAGAAATCACGCTGGAAGCGAATCCCGAGGACCGCAGGAAATTTTCCGGCTATCGCTCCAGCGGAATCAACCGGCTGAGCCTCGGCGTCCAGTCGTTCCAACCCCACCTGCTCGAATTCCTCGGCCGTCTTCACTCCGTCGACGAGACGCGCGCGGCTCTGAGGACCGTCGATCGAGTTGGCTTCGAGAACTTCAGCATGGATCTGATTTACGCCGTTCCAGGGCAGTCGCTCGCAGATTTAGAAGCCGATCTTACGGAGGCGCTCGATTTTTCCCCGCCGCATCTCTCCGCCTACAACTTGACGATCGAAGAAGGAACGCCTTTTCATCACCGCTTCAAGGCGGGAAAAATCCGTCCGTTGCCCGAAGACGAAGAGATCGCCATGGCCGAGCTGATCGAGGAAACGCTCTCACGGGCCGGGTTGGAGCGCTACGAAATCTCCAGCTATGCCAAGCCCGAATACCGGTCGAGGCACAACACCACCTACTGGCAGGACGGAGATTACCTGGGGATCGGCGCCGGCGCGCACTCTTTTCTGCGCTGTGAAGAAAACGGCGTCTCGAGTCGTCGCTGGCGCGCGGAAAAAAATCCCACCCGCTATATGGAAACAATACGGCGTGAGGGAACGGCGGTGGCCGAAAGCGAGAGCTTGAATCGCACCAAGGCGGCGGCCGAATTCATGTTCATGGGCCTCAGAATGACCGAGGGCGTTTCCATCGAAGATTTCTTCCACCGCTTCGGCCGCAAACCCGCGGAGATTTATGCCGAGATCGGCCGGTTGACGGAAGAGGGCCTCATGGCGCAGGAAAACGGCCGGCTCCGGCTCACGCGCCGCGGTTTGATGATCGCCGACGAAATCTTTACTTCATTCGTTTAG